The Salvelinus sp. IW2-2015 linkage group LG8, ASM291031v2, whole genome shotgun sequence genome window below encodes:
- the pgp gene encoding glycerol-3-phosphate phosphatase, translated as MAVSKCTRLNGSLIKQMLDSVDSVLFDCDGVIWRGDQAIPGAPDVINLLKKNGKKVFFVTNNSTKTRKMYADKLALMGFNATEDEVFGTAYCSAMYLKHVSRLQGKVYLIGSNAMRQELEKVGIQQTGVGPDLISGVQIDWANVPLDPEVKAVVVGFDEHFSYMKLNRALQYLNNPDCLLVGTNTDTRLPLEGGKAVPGTGCILKAVETAAQRQAQTVGKPNHFMYDCVASQFGLDRTRCLMVGDRLDTDILLGSNCGLKTLLTLTGVSTVADAEAHQESGCPKRLGMVPDYYVESIAELLPALQG; from the exons ATGGCTGTGTCAAAATGCACCCGGCTGAACGGTTCCTTAATAAAGCAAATGTTAGATTCTGTGGACAGTGTCCTCTTTGACTGTGATGGTGTCATCTGGCGAGGGGATCAGGCGATCCCTGGCGCCCCTGACGTTATCAACCTGCTCAAGAAGAATGGAAAGAAAGTGTTTTTCGTCACCAACAACAGCACTAAAACTAGAAAGATGTATGCAGACAAACTGGCATTGATGGGATTCAACGCAACTGAGGATGAGGTGTTTGGAACGGCGTACTGCTCTGCAATGTACCTAAAACATGTCTCCAGACTACAGGGCAAAGTGTATCTCATAGGAAGCAATGCAATGAGGCAGGAACTAGAAAAGGTTGGGATCCAACAGACAGGTGTGGGGCCTGATCTGATATCAGGTGTCCAGATCGATTGGGCAAACGTGCCCCTGGACCCTGAGGTGAAGGCTGTGGTTGTTGGGTTTGATGAGCACTTCAGTTACATGAAACTGAACAGAGCCCTGCAGTACCTCAACAACCCTGACTGTCTACTGGTGGGAACCAACACTGACACCAGACTGCCCCTGGAAGGAGGCAAAGCTGTCCCAG GGACGGGCTGTATCCTGAAGGCTGTGGAGACCGCAGCCCAGCGCCAGGCCCAGACGGTGGGAAAGCCCAACCACTTCATGTACGACTGTGTGGCCAGCCAGTTCGGCCTGGACCGCACCCGCTGCCTCATGGTGGGGGACCGGTTGGACACGGACATTCTGCTGGGGTCCAACTGTGGCCTGAAGACCCTGCTGACCCTGACCGGGGTGTCCACTGTGGCCGACGCTGAGGCCCATCAGGAGAGTGGCTGTCCAAAACGCCTTGGGATGGTACCTGACTACTACGTAGAGAGTATTGCAGAACTTCTGCCTGCTCTACAAGGATAA
- the zdhhc4 gene encoding palmitoyltransferase ZDHHC4, which produces MDFLTLFAIYVVVVLTCIALVCKYSGQQQTPFGLLFDSVTKVIAPWTPLWLRNFTQRTLHMLFHQRNRMFIYLHILLEGAVYTEFTYEVFGYCRDMDTTLSSLSVPYVLLVVKSCFFYLCIRREPGTVTKKRHAGQLQVYPYDKRMFHPGVCCPTCQLVKPARSKHCRVCNRCVQRFDHHCVWVNNCIGAQNTRYFLLYLLSVCAMAADMALLTVDMLLHAVMRSGILQARYIDDDGQQQQAGMLFVIQHLFLTFPRIVFMLGFLVFVFLLLAGYAMFHSYLALVNQTSNEWYKGRGNVCQHCHPSPSPDHLCGLPASDQSKRWFYSRGVLRNLGEIFFPLRPVQRKDN; this is translated from the exons ATGGATTTCCTCACACTATTTGCTATCTATGTGGTGGTTGTGCTGACCTGCATTGCCTTGGTTTGTAAATATTCTGGTCAGCAACAAACTCCTTTTGGTTTACTTTTCGACTCGGTGACAAAG GTAATAGCACCTTGGACACCACTATGGCTTCGAAACTTTACACAGAGGACCTTGCACATGCTATTTCATCAACG GAACAGAATGTTTATCTATCTCCATATCTTACTGGAGGGCGCCGTGTACACAGAGTTCACCTATGAGGTGTTTGGATACTGCAGGGACATGGACACCACTCTCTCCAGCCTATCAGTCCCTTATGTTCTACTGGTGGTCAAATCCTGCTTCTTCTACCTCTGCATTAGAAGGGAACCTG GTACAGTTACAAAGAAGCGACATGCTGGTCAGCTCCAGGTATACCCATATGACAAGAGGATGTTCCACCCAGGAGTCTGCTGTCCAACCTGTCAGCTGGTCAAACCTGCTCGCTCAAAACACTGTA GAGTCTGCAATAGGTGTGTACAGCGCTTCGACCACCACTGTGTCTGGGTCAACAACTGCATCGGCGCTCAGAACACCCGGTACTTCCTTCTCTACCTGCTGAGTGTGTGTGCCATGGCAGCAGACATGGCACTACTGACGGTGGACATGTTACTGCACGCTGTAATGCGGTCAGGCATCCTACAAGCCCGTTACATAGATGATGATGGGCAGCAACAGCAGGCAGGGATGCTCTTTGTCATACAG CACCTGTTCCTGACCTTCCCCAGGATCGTGTTTATGCTGGGCTTCCTAGTCTTCGTCTTCCTGCTCCTGGCGGGCTACGCCATGTTCCACTCCTACCTAGCTCTGGTCAACCAGACCTCCAACGAGTGGTACAAGGGACGAGGGAATGTCTGCCAGCACTGCCACCCCTCACCTTCACCTGACCACCTCTGTGGTCTGCCAGCCTCTGACCAGTCCAAAAGGTGGTTCTATAGTAGAGGGGTGCTTAGAAACCTGGGGGAGATATTTTTCCCCCTCCGTCCCGTGCAGAGAAAAGATAATTGA
- the bricd5 gene encoding BRICHOS domain-containing protein 5, whose translation MVRCWKRSETTGLEDSQHMDEGPTVSCQFPHKAFWVTLSATLLLVIIALGVRGHLWVRQPDAQVVRITVPDLTGTLINQSALVDKHNDLVTYSVTSPANHTSTVLFDIKHGLICYKPMNQETCYLSKMERSDYENMQSLLQQSMQTVLLGNETRRQTEFLGVMGGSQVDVSTLEEPLQALCRHSSIHWTRRQDGPGKQRLVYFCIDICFPSNICVSVCFYYLPE comes from the exons ATGGTGAGGTGTTGGAAACGTTCAGAAACCACCGGGTTGGAGGATTCACAACACATG GACGAGGGTCCAACAGTGTCCTGCCAGTTCCCACACAAGGCATTCTGGGTGACCCTCAGTGCCACTCTCCTCCTGGTCATCATCGCCCTCGGCGTCAGGGGGCATCTATGGGTCAGACAGCCCGACGCACAG GTTGTCAGAATCACAGTTCCGGATCTGACTGGAACCCtgatcaaccaatcagcattggTGGACAAGCACAACGACCTGGTGACCTATTCTGTGACCTCACCGGCCAACCACACATCCACCGTGCTCTTTGACATCAAACAT GGTTTGATATGTTACAAACCTATGAACCAGGAGACTTGCTACCTGAGTAAGATGGAGAGATCTGACTATGAAAACATGCAGTCCCTTCTCCAGCAGTCAATGCAAACG GTGTTGTTGGGGAATGAGACCCGGAGACAGACAGAGTTCCTGGGGGTGATGGGGGGCAGTCAGGTTGATGTGTCCACCCTGGAGGAGCCTCTACAGGCTCTGTGTCGACACAGCTCCATCCACTGGACCAGGAGACAAGACG GTCCAGGTAAACAGCGTCTGGTCTACTTCTGCATTGACATCTGCTTCCCTAGTaacatctgtgtgtctgtctgcttctaCTACCTGCCGGAGTGA
- the mlst8 gene encoding target of rapamycin complex subunit lst8 yields the protein MNVNQGQGTVGSDPVILATAGYDHTVRFWQAHSGICTRTVQHQDSQVNSLEVTPDRSMIAAAGYQHIRMYDLNSNNPNPVINYDGVSKNITSVGFHEDGRWMYTGGEDCMARIWDLRSRNLQCQRIFQVNAPINCVCLHPNQAELIVGDQSGVIHIWDLKTDHNEQLIPEPEVSINSVHIDPDASYMAAVNSSGNCYVWNLAGGMGDEVTQLIPKTKIPAHKRYSLRCKFSPDSTLLATCSADQTCKIWRTSNFSLMTELSIKSNNPGETSRGWMWDCAFSGDSQYIVTASSDNLARLWCVETGEIKREYSGHQKAVVCLAFNDSVLG from the exons ATGAACGTGAACCAGGGCCAGGGGACAGTGGGGAGTGACCCGGTGATTCTGGCCACCGCTGGATATGACCACACAGTGCGGTTCTGGCAGGCCCACAGCGGCATCTGCACCAGGACAGTCCAGCACCAGGACTCT CAAGTGAACTCCCTCGAAGTTACTCCCGACAGAAGTATGATTGCTGCTGCAG GTTATCAACACATCCGTATGTATGATCTAAACTCCAACAACCCAAACCCGGTCATAAACTATGATGGCGTCAGTAAGAACATTACGTCAGTGGGCTTCCATGAGGACGGCCGCTGGATGTacacaggaggagaggactgCATGGCTCGCATCTGGGACCTGAG GTCAAGGAACCTGCAATGCCAGAGGATCTTTCAGGTCAATGCTCCCATCAACTGTGTATGCCTTCATCCCAACCAG GCTGAATTGATCGTGGGGGACCAGAGCGGTGTGATCCATATCTGGGATCTGAAGACCGATCACAATGAGCAGCTTATTCCTGAACCAGAAGTGTCCATCAACTCAGTCCACATCGACCCAGACGCCAGCTACATGGCAGCAGTCAATAGCTCG GGAAACTGTTACGTGTGGAACCTGGCAGGAGGGATGGGTGACGAGGTGACACAGCTCATCCCCAAAACCAAGATCCCAGCTCATAAGCGCTACTCCCTCCGCTGCAAATTTAGTCCTGATTCCAC GCTGCTGGCGACCTGCTCGGCGGACCAGACGTGTAAGATCTGGAGAACATCTAACTTCTCTCTGATGACAGAGCTGAGCATCAAGAGTAACAACCCTGGAGAGACGTCCCGAGGTTGGATGTGGGACTGTGCCTTCTCTGGAGACTCACAGTACATTGTAACAG CCTCCTCTGACAACCTGGCACGGCTGTGGTGTGTGGAGACTGGTGAGATCAAGAGGGAGTACAGCGGCCATCAGAAAGCTGTGGTGTGTCTGGCCTTTAACGACAGCGTACTGGGCTGA